A single Acidaminococcus sp. DNA region contains:
- a CDS encoding PqqD family protein, which translates to MMKENKENYLDRIPCRTSRFRWSQDEEGFVTIHIEHRGFFDRVAQNLFDRPRVSHVDLDAFGSVLWLNMDGKKTVGELADVIENHFGEKAHPLYERLIVFMQMLARQEFITWRKE; encoded by the coding sequence ATGATGAAAGAAAACAAGGAAAATTATCTGGACCGGATCCCTTGCCGGACCAGCCGTTTTCGGTGGAGCCAGGATGAAGAGGGATTTGTTACGATTCATATCGAGCACCGCGGCTTCTTTGACAGAGTGGCCCAGAATCTCTTCGACCGCCCCCGAGTCAGCCATGTTGACCTTGACGCATTTGGCAGCGTGCTCTGGCTCAATATGGATGGGAAGAAGACGGTGGGAGAACTGGCCGATGTGATTGAAAATCACTTCGGTGAAAAGGCTCATCCTCTTTATGAGCGACTGATTGTTTTTATGCAGATGCTTGCCCGGCAGGAATTCATTACCTGGAGGAAAGAATAA
- a CDS encoding oligopeptide transporter, OPT family — MEDQSFHPYIPADRVAPEMTTVSVVLGAILAIVFGAANAYLGLRVGMTISASIPAAVLSMGIIRFILKRDSILENNMVQTIGSAGESVAAGAIFTLPALFMWAQEGVVAEPSMLEIGLIALFGGLLGILFMVPLRRALIVKEHGVLAYPEGQACAEVLIAGEEGGAKASTVFAGLGIAAVYKFIADGLKLFPSEVHTEIPGYKGAGFGLDVLPALAGVGYICGFKVSSYMFAGGVLAWFVIMPMIAVFGSGAVLFPAKVTVAELLAKGGSFSLWGTYIRYIGAGAVLTGGLIGLLESLPLIIRTFHDALGDFGQNGESTLRTEQDLSMKTLLAGILIIIVALWAIPTIPLNAFGALLVAIFGFFFATVSSRMVGLIGSSNNPVSGMAIATLLVSTLLLKNTGSDGAAGMVTAISIGGIICVVAAIAGDISQDLKTGFLVGATPKKQQIGEMIGVVCSAIAIGSIMYLLNSAWGYGSAELPAPQAMLMKMVVEGVMMGNLPWNLVLIGVFLSIAMWILGIPVLAVAIGIYLPIHLSAPIMVGGLLRRYVESRKFKDDTEKNDCVQSGVLYSSGLIAGEGLVGILLAVFAVMNLNLDISKSVNLGNVGGIVFFAVLVATIYVFCQKGRKARS, encoded by the coding sequence ATGGAAGATCAATCATTCCATCCCTACATCCCGGCTGACCGCGTGGCTCCGGAAATGACCACGGTTTCTGTCGTGTTAGGGGCCATCCTGGCCATCGTATTCGGTGCTGCCAATGCTTACCTGGGACTGCGTGTCGGCATGACAATTTCAGCATCCATCCCTGCCGCCGTACTCAGTATGGGTATCATTCGTTTTATTCTGAAACGGGATTCCATTCTGGAAAACAACATGGTGCAGACAATCGGTTCTGCCGGTGAATCGGTGGCAGCCGGTGCTATCTTCACCCTGCCGGCTCTGTTTATGTGGGCCCAGGAAGGCGTCGTAGCAGAACCTTCCATGTTGGAAATCGGGCTGATTGCCTTGTTTGGCGGTCTCCTGGGTATCCTGTTCATGGTACCCCTGCGCCGCGCCCTTATCGTAAAGGAACACGGCGTTCTCGCCTATCCGGAAGGGCAGGCTTGCGCAGAAGTTCTTATTGCCGGTGAAGAAGGCGGTGCCAAGGCATCTACCGTGTTTGCCGGACTTGGCATTGCAGCCGTCTACAAATTCATCGCTGATGGACTGAAGCTGTTCCCCAGTGAAGTTCATACGGAAATTCCAGGGTACAAGGGAGCCGGATTTGGTCTCGATGTTCTGCCAGCCCTTGCCGGTGTCGGTTATATCTGTGGATTCAAGGTTTCTTCTTATATGTTTGCCGGCGGCGTTCTGGCCTGGTTTGTCATCATGCCGATGATTGCCGTATTTGGCAGCGGTGCCGTGCTTTTCCCTGCTAAGGTGACTGTCGCTGAACTCCTTGCCAAGGGAGGATCCTTCTCCCTGTGGGGAACGTACATCCGTTATATCGGCGCCGGTGCCGTTCTGACAGGCGGACTCATTGGCTTGTTGGAATCCCTGCCGCTCATCATCCGGACCTTCCATGATGCCCTGGGCGATTTTGGCCAAAACGGTGAATCGACCCTGCGCACGGAGCAGGATCTCTCCATGAAGACTCTGCTGGCCGGAATCCTTATCATTATTGTAGCGCTGTGGGCTATTCCTACGATTCCGCTCAATGCGTTTGGCGCTCTGCTCGTAGCTATTTTCGGTTTCTTCTTTGCAACTGTTTCTTCCCGTATGGTCGGACTCATCGGTTCTTCCAACAACCCTGTTTCCGGCATGGCCATTGCTACGCTCCTTGTTTCCACGCTGCTGCTCAAGAATACAGGCAGTGACGGAGCTGCAGGTATGGTAACGGCTATTTCCATCGGCGGTATTATCTGCGTCGTTGCCGCTATTGCCGGTGATATTTCTCAGGACCTCAAGACGGGCTTCCTCGTCGGGGCTACTCCGAAGAAACAGCAGATCGGCGAAATGATCGGTGTTGTTTGCTCCGCTATTGCTATCGGCAGCATCATGTATCTGCTCAATTCGGCTTGGGGCTACGGCTCTGCTGAACTTCCGGCACCGCAGGCCATGCTTATGAAGATGGTCGTGGAAGGCGTTATGATGGGCAATCTGCCTTGGAACCTCGTTCTCATCGGCGTGTTCCTTTCCATTGCCATGTGGATTCTGGGCATTCCGGTTCTGGCCGTTGCCATCGGTATTTACCTTCCGATTCATCTGTCCGCTCCGATTATGGTCGGAGGACTCTTACGCCGCTACGTGGAATCCCGCAAGTTCAAGGATGATACGGAAAAGAACGACTGCGTGCAGTCCGGTGTACTTTACAGCTCCGGGCTCATCGCCGGTGAAGGTCTCGTCGGGATTCTCCTGGCAGTCTTCGCTGTCATGAACCTTAACCTCGATATTTCCAAGTCTGTCAACCTGGGTAATGTCGGTGGTATTGTGTTCTTCGCTGTTCTTGTAGCAACGATTTATGTATTCTGCCAGAAAGGCAGAAAGGCTCGTTCCTGA